In Shewanella sp. VB17, a single genomic region encodes these proteins:
- a CDS encoding inorganic phosphate transporter — MVDVLVTNGPMLISIAAAFGFLMAWGIGANDVANAMGTSVGSNAITIKQAIIIAMIFEFAGAYLAGGEVTSTIRKGIIDSAYFVDSPELLVYGMISALLAAGIWLILASALGWPVSTTHSIIGAIVGFAAVGVGADAVEWSKVAGIIGSWVVTPAISGFIAFMIFQSVQKLIFDTDNPLQNAKRYVPFYMALAGFIMSLVTIKKGLKHLGLHFSNVEAYSLAIGIAIVIGFIGMFAIRRLKIAQSADRQNQFANVEKVFAILMVLTACCMAFAHGSNDVANAIGPLAAVVSVVNSGGEINSVAPLEWWILPLGAIGIVMGLALFGKRVMQTIGTNITHLTPSRGFAAELAAASTVVIASGTGLPISTTQTLVGAVLGVGMARGIAAINMGVVRNIVVSWVVTLPAGAALSIVFFFIIKAIFS, encoded by the coding sequence ATGGTTGATGTATTAGTCACCAACGGCCCAATGCTTATTTCAATTGCGGCCGCATTTGGTTTTTTAATGGCATGGGGTATTGGTGCAAACGATGTAGCCAATGCAATGGGAACTTCTGTAGGTTCTAACGCTATTACGATTAAACAAGCGATCATCATCGCGATGATTTTTGAATTTGCTGGCGCATATTTAGCCGGCGGTGAAGTAACCAGTACCATACGTAAAGGCATTATAGACTCAGCATATTTTGTTGATTCTCCTGAATTACTCGTATATGGCATGATATCCGCGCTACTTGCCGCTGGGATCTGGCTGATTCTAGCATCAGCATTAGGCTGGCCAGTGTCTACAACTCACTCTATTATTGGTGCGATTGTAGGGTTTGCCGCTGTGGGTGTCGGTGCAGATGCCGTTGAATGGTCTAAGGTTGCCGGTATTATAGGATCTTGGGTAGTGACACCCGCGATATCTGGCTTTATCGCATTTATGATATTCCAAAGTGTACAAAAGCTCATATTTGATACCGATAATCCCCTGCAAAATGCTAAACGTTACGTCCCTTTTTATATGGCACTTGCCGGCTTTATCATGTCATTGGTCACCATTAAGAAAGGACTTAAACATCTCGGTTTGCATTTTAGTAATGTTGAAGCCTATTCACTTGCGATCGGCATCGCCATTGTGATTGGATTTATCGGTATGTTTGCCATTCGGCGCCTGAAGATAGCCCAAAGCGCTGATCGTCAAAATCAGTTTGCTAACGTTGAGAAAGTGTTCGCTATTCTCATGGTACTCACCGCATGCTGTATGGCATTTGCTCATGGCTCTAACGATGTGGCTAACGCCATTGGTCCACTTGCGGCAGTCGTATCCGTTGTTAACAGTGGTGGCGAAATTAACAGCGTAGCGCCACTTGAATGGTGGATCTTACCTCTAGGAGCCATTGGAATAGTCATGGGTCTGGCCCTCTTTGGCAAACGCGTTATGCAAACGATAGGGACAAACATTACTCATCTAACACCGAGTCGTGGTTTTGCTGCAGAGCTTGCTGCTGCTTCTACCGTTGTTATCGCATCAGGAACAGGCCTGCCGATTTCGACGACACAAACACTCGTAGGGGCCGTATTAGGCGTCGGAATGGCTCGCGGTATTGCAGCCATTAACATGGGTGTTGTTAGAAATATTGTTGTTTCTTGGGTCGTTACCTTACCCGCAGGTGCTGCTTTATCCATTGTGTTTTTCTTCATCATTAAGGCAATATTTAGCTAA